The segment ACCGTGCGCACTCGCGTTCCCTGTTTGTGTGCACCAAGTCTGCGGATTGGCGCACGCGTGAAAAGCCAAAAACACCGCACACCGCGGTTCACGCGCCGCGCGCCGAGCAAATCCCCTGCGTGAGCGCGTCAATTGGGGACCGCGCCGTGATGCCGGAAGAAAATCGCCCAAACAATCAAGAGCATGGGCAGCATGACCGGCAGGGTGAATTTGAAGACGTAGCCGAGAAAACCGGGCGTGCGCACCTTTTGGTGGTCCGCAATGGCCTTGACCATGAAGTTCGGGCCGTTGCCGATGTAGGTGTTTGCGCCAAAGAAAACCGACCCCACGCTGATGGCCACCAGCAGGCCGGCAAAACCCGGCGTGCCAGTCATGGCGTTGACTTGCGCCGGATGGGCCACCGCCTCGCCCGCCGCCGCGCTCAAAAAGCTCAGATACGTTGGCGCGTTGTCCAGCACGCTCGAAAGCGTGCCGCTGCCCCAATAAAACAGCGTGGGCGAAAATCCACCCAGCTTGTCCGCGTAGTGCGCGGCATTGGCCTGCAGCCAGTCCAGCGCCGGCATCATGGTGGAAAAAATCCCCACAAACAAAATGGCCACCTCCTTGATGGGATGAAATGTGAAGTGATTTGCCTCGTGGACCGGTTTGCGGGTGGTGAACCAGGATCCAACGGCCGCGGCCACCATGAGCAGCTCCCGCAAAAAGATCGGATGATTCACAAACACCGCGGCCAGAATCAGCCCGAGAAAGAACAGGTTGTGCAGCCCTTGGAATTTGAACTCGTCGCGCGGCGCGGCAATCAGATCCCGCACTGCCTTCGGCGCCCGCCGGTAGTTGAAACTGTCCACCATGTAAAACATGACCAGCAACACGCCCAATGCCGTCGCCCACATCGGCCAGCAATGCTCCAGCACCCACAGAAAGGGCACGCCTTTGAGATAACCGAGAAAGAGCGGCGGATCACCAATCGGCGTCAGACATCCGCCCACGTTGGACACCACAAATATGAAGAACACGATGTGGTGCGCCGTGATGCGGTATTTGTTCATCCGAATCCATGGCCGAATCAGCAGCATCGAAGCCCCGGTGGTGCCGAGCAGATTGGCCACCACGGCACCGATCATCAGAAAAAGCACATTTTCCAGGGGCGTGGCTTCGCCCTTGACGGTCATGTGAATTCCGCCCGAAACGACAAACAGCGAGCCAATCAGGATGATGAAGCTGGCATACTCATGCGCCACGTGCAGCGCGCGCTCGCCGGCGTGCAACCCCAGCAGATAATACGCGAGTGTGATGGCCCCAAGGCCGAGCGCGACCTTGGCGTAGTGTTTGCCCCACCAGTCGCCGTTGATCAAGGGGCCCAGAGCAATGGCTCCGAGCAACAGGGCAAAGGGCAAAATCATCCACGGATTCGGCTGCAGCAAATGCTCCTCCATGGGCCGCGAAGCTAGGAGAGGTGCCCAGTTGGGTCAATTTGAATTGCACCCACATGGATTCAACGCACGAAAACGTGTCCCCTCCCCGGCATGGAAGGCAGCTTCAAGGCAGGAGCCGACGATGAGCCGGCCTGCCTTTCGGCTCCCTTCCCTGCTCACGGGGAGGGGGGAAATCCGCGCACTGAAACCCGCGCCACCCGCCGGTGTTAATGCGGCTCGACGACGCGTCCGGGCGACGAACAACCTTCTGCAAACGCGAGCCACCGGGTTCGCATCTGGAGGTGACTGCCCGTCAAGGACGGCCATCGAGGATTTTTTCCAAAGGCGTTCATGCGGCCATCAGTTCACGGGTTGCCGTGCGAATGGTGGCCTGCCGCCTGGCGCGAGCGACCGCCGCCCGCACCTTCTCCTCGAACAGGACGGGGAAGACGAGCAGCGGGAAGTTGGTCGCCCAAGCCAGACCGGCCGCCTCGTTGGCTGCCCGGCGCAATTCGCCGGCATAAGGCACTGTTGCGGCATCGATCAACCGCTCCCGCAACAACCTGGCGTTAAGCCGTTCAAATTCGTCCTCCAACACCGCCCGGAACGGCACTGGCGGCACGGGTTTCACCTCGAACCGGGTTTCCGGTCCGAATTCGGTTGGCACTCTGTTTTGATTCATGTTTTTCCTTTTTCGTCATGGACACCTCGGTTGAGGCATCGCTTAAACAAAAAACCCGCGATTGTTTCTCAATCGCGGGTTTTCTGTGAAATCTTGGTTGCTTCGCTTTAAGAACTCATCGGCACTCCACCAGAAAACCCGCATCCGCGCTGCCAGGCGGACGACATGAGCGTCGCGCCATGGATGCGCACGGAGCATTTGGTTGTCTGGACGTTGTTAGTCATACCTAACTGCGCGAATTAGACACCACCGCCGGCCGGTTGTCAATGTTGGCCTGGCCGCCCATTTTTCGTGTTTTTCCCGCCGGGCGGAGTTCAAATAGCCGGCGCAAACATGAGCAAAATTGTCGGCATCGATCTGGGCACCACCAACTCGCTGGTCGCCACCGTGGATTCGGGCATCCCGCTGGTCATCGCGGATGCGGCCGGACGGCGTCTGACGCCGTCGGTGATCCACCTGCCCCACGCAACGGCCCAGCCGGTGGTTGGACAAGCGGCCTTCCGGGCCCGGGCTATTCACCCGGAAACCACGGTGTATTCCATCAAACGCTTCATGGGGCGCCGCGGCACGGACATCTCGCGCGACGAACTGGCCGTGGCTTACGCGGTCGAAAGCGCCGAAGCCGGCCCCGTGCGCGTCAACCTGCACGGCCGCGCGTGGACGCCGGAAGAATTGTCCGCCCAAATTCTTTTGAAACTCAAGGCAGACGCGGAGGCGTGGTTCGGGGAAACCGTTTCCCGCGCGGTCATCACCGTGCCCGCCTATTTCAATGACGCCCAACGCAACGCCACCAAACGCGCCGGCGAACTGGCCGGGTTCACCGTGGAGCGCATTGTGAACGAACCCACCGCCGCCGCGCTCGCCTACGGTTTGGACAAACTCAAGGAGAAGGCCAAAATCGCCGTGTATGACCTGGGCGGCGGCACTTTCGACCTTTCCATTCTCGAGTTGAACCAAGGCGTGTTCCAGGTGCTTGCCACGAACGGCAACACCTGCCTCGGCGGCGATGACATCGACCGCGCTTTGACGAACCACCTCATGACGAAAGTGGCCGCCGCGGGCGGACCCCAGTTTGACCCGGCGCTGGCGGCCACTCACAGCCCATCCCAACTCGGCATTCTTGCGCGTCTCCGCGAAGCCGCCGAGACGGCCAAGATCAGGCTTTCGACAGAAACGGAAACCGACATTGCCCTGCCCTTCCTGACGCCGGATTTCAACTTCAGCCACCGGCTCACCCGTGCCGAACTCGAACGCGTGGCCCGGCCCATCGTGGACCGCACCCGCGGCCATTGTCAGCGTGCGCTGGCCGACGCAAAATTGGAGCCGAAGGATCTCGACCAGGTCATCCTCGTTGGCGGCCAGACGCGGATGCCCCTGGTGCGTCAACTCGCGGCCGAATGGTTCGGCTGCGCCGAATTCGCGGAAACACGCGGCGACCTCCGGCTCGGCACCGACCACCACAAAATCCCCGGCCCGCTGCTCAACACGAGCGTCAACCCGGACGAGGCCGTCGCGCTCGGCGCCGCCATCCAGGCGGCCATCCTGTCCGGCGAATTTCGCAATGTGCTGCTGCTCGACGTCACCCCACTCTCGCTGGGGCTCGAAACGTTTGGCGGCCTGATGAACGTGATCATTCCGCGCAACACAACCATTCCGGTAAAGGCCGGGGAAATGTTCACCACCGCCGTGGACAATCAGCGCGACATGTTGATTCACGTGCTGCAGGGCGAACGCGAACGCGCCAAGGACAACTGGAGCCTCGGCCGGTTCACCCTGGAATTTGAAACCGCACCGCGCGGCGTGCCCCGCGTCGGCGTGCAGTTTGAAATCGATGCCAATGGCATCCTGCATGTGCTCGCGCGCGACACCAAAACGGGCCATGAAAAAATTGTCGAAATGAAGTCGGCCGTCGATGTGGACGACGAGGCCGTGACCCGCATGGTCGAGGAATCGGTCGAGCACGCCTTCACCGATCTGGCGACCCGCCGCTGGATTGAGGCGAAGCTGAAGGCCAACGAACTGCACAACGCCACGCGCAAAGGCCTGGCGGATTGCCGCGCGGAACTGGAGGCGGGCTACGTGGAGCAGGTGGAAGCGGCTCTACGCGCCGTGGAAACCGCGCTTGCCACCGAAAGCACGGAGACCGGCGCGGGTGACGTCAAGCAGTTGCAGGCCGCCTGCGCCGCGCTTGATGAAGCCACGAAGCTCCTGGCGGAATTGCTCATGGACCGCGTGACCGAGGCGTTGTTGAAGCAACGCGGATTGCTGTAATCAGGGAGCATGGTGGGCGCGACAGGGGTCGAACCTGCACGGATTGCTCCACAGGATCCTAAGTCCTGCGTGTCTGCCAATTCCACCACGCGCCCAGCCCGCGAATTCTGCCCCACCGGTCTGCCGTGTAAACACCTTTTCCCGTGAGGCAAGGGCTCAGGCTCATAAAAAAAGAGGAGGAGCCAAGCTCCTCCTCCGGTCAAACGCCACAAGTCACCAATATCACTTGCCGCGACCGCTGCCGCGGTCGTGCGGGACAACCACATCCACCGATTTGAGCTGGGAGACATTGCCCGCCGCATCCGTTGCCTGCACCGTGATGGTGTAGGTGCGCGGCCCCGTGATGCCGGAACGCTCGGCCCGCAGGCTCACGGTGTGATCGTCGATAATCGCCCAATCCGGCGAGGTGTTGCCGCTGCCGTTCGCGTTGACGCCTTCGCTGCTGGTCACGCCAACCACCTTCCACGTGGTGTCGCCGCAAATGTCGGTCACCCACGCGGACAACTGGACGGTCACCATTTTGTGATTGGGCGGCCACAGCACATCGGGATTGGCCGTGACCTTGGTGATCACTGGCGGAATGGTGTCCACCACAATCACGGTCGTGCTGCAATCCGAGGTGTTGCCGGCCGAGTCGGTGGCCGTCACTGTGATGGCATTGGTGCCCAGCGGGTATTCTGCCGTGAAACTGGAGTTCACCGGAACCGTGGTGGTGCCGGCAGCCAGTTCGTTGGTTTGCAATCCCACGCCGTTGACCGACCACACGACGGCGAGCGCGTCACCATTGGGGTCGGACACTTTGGCGGAGAGCGTTGTTGCACCGCCGCACTCCACCGTGGCGGGATCGGGGCAGGAAACAACGGGCGCCTGATTCAACTGCGGAATCAGTTGGGCGCGGATTTCACCGCCGGGATAATTGGTGGTGTGAATGTTGATGTAATCCAGCCCCGCGAGCAGGCCGGCCACTTCATTCGTGGGAATGGGAACCTTGCCGTAAATAATGCCGCCCACCGCGTCCGGCCCCTGCGTGAACAGGTAAGGTTGCAGGCCGACGATCACGGGACCATTCGTGCCGGGGCCGGCCGGGCCATGGATGTGCAGCGCCGTGATGGGCGCGCTCAGATCGGTGAAGCCCGCCGCGGCGCCAAATCCGACGGCAACCGTCAGTTCCAGGCTGTTCGTATCAAAACTGATGCCAGCCGAAATCTCGTTGCCGCTGGCGGTGCTGTTGGTCGCCGGTGGCACCTGGTTGAGTGGACTCAATCCCACGGCCGCATCGGTGCCGGCCGGCGAAAGATCGAATGGGATGACGCCCGCCTGAACGGCGGCGGCCAGAACGCATGAAGACATGATGCTGACGAGTTTTTTCATAAGTTTCGAATGGTTGAATGCCGACTCCTGTGAACCATCAAAGTCAGGACGTATTATTTAAGCACACAATGCCGGACCGCTCAACAGGGTCGGTGCCCGAAATGATACGGACCACGCCTAGGGACGCAGGTGAACGATGGTCGCCCCCCACCCGCCCGACTGCCCGCCGGCCAGATGATACTCGGCCACGTTGGGGTGGCCCGCCAACGCCGCATGCACGGTGCGTCGCAAATTGCCGATGCCTTTGCCGTGAACCAGGCGCACGCGCAAAATCCCCCGGCCGCGGCAGGCGGCCAGATACTCCGTCACCACGTCCTTGACGTCTTGGGGCCGGAAGGTGTGCAGGTCGAGCATCCCATCCACGGGCAGCGGCACCGGTTCATCCGCATTTTCCATGTCAGAATGATAATCCCAACCGGCTTCCGGCGGCAAAAACTCTGGCTTGGTCCGGGGCCGTGCGCTTTACTGCGCGGACAATCCCAAGCATGAAGAAGTTTTTGTCGTTTCTCGCCTGGCTGGCCGTGGCCGTTTTGGGCGCATGGGCTTACTTCACCCTGGCCCTCAATCGTCATGAGCCGATCAATTCCGGGTTCGTGTTGCTGGCGGCCTTGTGTTCCTACGCCATCGGCTACCGGTTTTATTCCAAGTGGATTGCCGCCCGCGTGCTCGTGCTCGATGACCGCCGGGCGACGCCCTGCGAAGTGCATGACGACGGCAAGGACTTCGTGAAAACGAACAAATGGATTGTCTTCGGCCACCATTTCGCCGCGATCTCCGGCCCCGGACCACTGGTGGGACCGGTGCTGGCCGCACAGTTCGGCTATCTGCCCGGCACCTTGTGGATTTTGATCGGCGTCGTGCTGGGCGGCGCCGTGCAGGATTTCGTCATCCTGTTTGCCTCCATGCGGCGCAACGGCAAATCGCTCGGACAAATGGTGCGGGAGGAACTGAGCAGTGTTGCGGGCCTGTTCGCGCTCATTTCCATCCTCGCCATTCTCACAATTCTCCTGGCCGTGCTGGCGCTGGTGGTCGTGAAGGCGCTGGCGGACAGCCCGTGGGGCGTGTTCACCGTGGCCGCCACGGTTCCGATCGCCATGTTCATGGGCGGTTACCTGCGCTGGTTGCGGGCGGGCAAGGTGCTCGAAGCCTCCGTGCTGGGCGTTACGCTGCTGTTGCTGGCCGTGTGGGGGGGCAAACTCGTGCATCAAAGCCCGGACTGGTCGCACACGTTCAGCCTGTCCAGCCTGCGCCTGGCCTGGATCATCATCGCCTACGGACTGGCGGCGAGCGTGCTGCCCGTATGGCTGCTGCTGGCGCCGCGCGATTACCTGAGCACGTTCATGAAGCTCGGCACCATCGTCGCGCTGGCAATCGGGATTTTCTTCACACTGCCGGAACTGAAGATGCCCGCGCTCAGCCGGTTTGCCGACGGCAACGGGCTGGTGTTCGCGGGCAAGATTTTCCCCTTTTGCTTCATCACCATCGCCTGCGGAGCGATCAGCGGCTTCCACACCCTGATCGCCAGCGGCACGACGCCCAAGCTGATCACGCGCGAGAGTTATGCGCGACCCGTCGGTTACGGGGCGATGTTGCTGGAATCCTTGGTGGCCATCATGGCGCTGATCGCCGCATGCACACTTGATCCGGGTGTTTACCTGAGCATGAACGTCAAGGGTGAAGCCGCGGTCACCGCCGCCAAGGTCACGGCGCTTGGTTTTCCAGTGCAGGTGGAGCACATGCAGACGCTGGCACAGGAGGTCGGCGAAAAGACCCTGTTCGGGCGGACGGGCGGCGCCGCCACCCTGGCTGTCGGCATGGCGAACATTTTCGGCCAGGTCACGCGCGGCCGGTGGGTTGATCTCTGGTATCATTTCGCGATCATGTTCGAGGCGCTGTTCATTCTGACCACCATCGACGCCGGCACGCGGGTGGCACGCTACATTTTGCAGGACTTTCTCGGCAGCCTGTGGCGGCCGCTGGGGGACACGCGCAAACTCGGCCCCAACCTGCTCGCCAGCGGGCTCATGGTTTCCGCGTGGGGTTGTTTTCTGATTCAAGGCGTGCGCGACCCGCTGGGCGGCATCAACTCACTGTGGCCGCTGTTTGGGATCGCCAACCAAATGCTCGCCGCCATCGCCCTGTGTCTCGGCACGACGATCATTCTCAAGACCCGGCTGGCAAACCGCAGCGCCACGCTCTGGCCCGCCTTGCTGACGTTCCTGCCGCTGGTGTGGCTGGTAAGTGTGACCTTCACCGCCGGCGCCCAAAAAATCTGGCACCCCAACGAGCACATCGGCTTTCTGGCCAACGCCGCCCACTTCGAGACCGGGCTCAAAGCGCTCGACGCCGCGCCGCCAACCGACCCGCAACAACTCGCGCAGGCGAATGCCGACCGCGTCAACTGGCCGCGCCAGATCCGCAACGATTACATCGACGCGGCGGTGGCAGGGAGTTTTCTGCTGCTCGTGTCGGCCATCATCGCGTTGAGCCTGCACGAGTGGTGGTGGTTGCTGGCCCGGCGCAAACCGGCGCACTTGCATGAGAGTGAAGCGGTCTGGCTGCCGGATTACGCAGTGAAGGAAGGCGGCCCCAATCTGCGCACCGCGGCCGGCACCGCGGCGTTGGCGCTGGGTCTGGCCAAGGAGCTCTCCGGCGAAGCCGCCATCGCCCGGGCCCGCCACGCCGAGACGGTCTGTGCGGCATGTCATCAGCCCGCGACCGACCAAGCCGCCACCAAGACCGAAGCCGACCGCTACGTGGAAATGACCGAACGCCGTTTCAACGGCGTTACGCGCTGTTGCTGACGCTATCGGCCGATCACGGGCCGGTTACGCGGCGCACCGGTGGCGCCTCGTCACTGGCCGCCCGCGGCAGCTTTTCCGGCGGAACTTCAATTCGCCGCCAGAGCAGCCAGGCGCCCACGCCCGCCACCGCCCCGCCCAGGTGAGCAAGCGACGAAACCTGGCTGAAGCCCCGCACCTGTTGCATGGCCCCCAGCAACTGGAGTCCGATCCAAACCGCAAAACCGCCCCACGCCGGAAAGGTGAACCAGCCGGATCGCCACGTGTAGCGCAACCAATAACGCATTCCGAGCCGTGCCTGCGGAAAGCGAAAGGCGTAAAATGCCAGCAGGCCGGAAATGCCACCGCTCGCACCAACGCATGGCAACGTCGAGCGCGGATCGCCCATGACGTGCAGCCAGTTGCCGCACAAGGTTGCCGCCAACACCAGTGCCAGCCAGCGCCAACGGCCGAGGTAATCTTCCACGTTGTCACCGAAAACCACGAGGAAGTAGAGATTGCTGAGCAGGTGCCAGACGCCGCCGTGCAAAAAGAAGGACGTAAGCAGCGTGAGCCCGCCCAGGCGCCAGACCTCCGCCGGCACGAGGGCGAAATGCTCCAGCACACCCGGCTCGACAAAAGCAAGGAGACTCACCAAGGCCACCAGCAAGGCCACCGCCCTGGTGCACCACGGAATCTTCGGAGACAACTCCTGCTCGGTCTCGACGGGCAGTCCCAGCAGTGCCGGGACGTTGCGCAGATCATCCCAGTCCGGCCCGGCCTCCGTCTGCTCCTTTGCCATGCGCTCCACTTCCGCGATGGCGAGCGCCTGCCGGGCCGCCGGCGGCAACGGGTCCACCGCAACCGGTTTCGGCGGCAGGGGCGGCAGCGTTTCGAATTCCTGCGCGTCAAACCACACAAACTGACAGGTTCGGCAGACATCCAAAACCAGCGTCTGACCGCGCGCAGGCAGGGAAATTTGCAGCATGCGCGACCGGCAGGACGGACAGGAACGAACTCGTGGGAGCCGCTGATCAAACGTCCGCAACCACAACTCGCGCATCGTGTCTGCGTTCACCAAGTGGCGCAGGAGGGAGACGGTTGCCGCGCGCCCTTGACAGCGCGAACAAACCCAGAAAATTCCTGCTGCAGTCTGATTACGAGTCAGGCCTTCACCGCAAGCGGGACAGGTGAACATGGCCGCACAAGCCCAAGTTAACGCCGTGGCGCGGGTGCCGGCACGGCCAGCCGGTCTCCGGAGTGATTCGAGGCGGGCTGATAAACGGCCGGCTTGAGGCCGGACAGCGGGTCGGCGTTCCGTTGCCGCTGCCAGAACAACACCACGATCAAAACGATGATCCCGACCACCAACACACCCGCCAGCATGGCCGCCTTGCGCCAGTCAATCTTGGAAAGCTGAAGCGTGAGAAAGTCCACCACCGTCCGTGGCTGATCGGTCAACGGCGGCGGCTCGGAAAACTTGTCGGTGCGGCCCAGTTCCGCCTCCAGCGCGGCCATCACCTGGGGCACGTCGAGTTTTAAAATGCGGGCGTAGGTCCGGACGAAACCCTTGATGTAAACCGGCGCGGAAAAGACATCGTAGTTGCCCTCCTCGATGGCCCGGATGTGGTCACCCCGCACATTGGTGATCTCCGCAATCTGATTGATTGTGAGGTGCTGGGCTTCGCGCGCAGAATGGAGTTGTTCGCCAACAGAGGCCATTCGTTACAAACTGCGGATTTGCGCCGCTGTTGGCAACTGCGGAAACGTCATGCGGGCAGGGGTTCCAGCTCGACGGGCTTGGGCCCGCCCAGCTTCGCCCGTGATTTGGCGCGCGCCACGCCGCTGGAAAAGGCGAGATACAAAAACGCGAGGATGTTGGTCCCCGGCAGGATCAACAGCACGGTGGTTAAAAAGCCCTTGCCGCGCGCTTGAACGATTTTCACGCACCAAAGAATCTGCGCAATGAAGTTCACCACGGGCACAAACCACGCGACAAACCACCAACCGGACATGCCGGCCGCGCGCACCATCGGAATGACTTGCAGCACGGGCAGCCAAATTAACGGGCCCGGATTCGTGCCTGCCTTTTTGCAAATCTGCATCGCGCAGAAGCTGAAAAAGAGATGAAACACCGCCAGCCCCGCCAGCACGGACAAAACCAACGTCCGGGTCAAAGGCGGCAACGTGACCCCGGGGGGCAGATGATTCTTTACAGCCGATGGCAATTCCACGGCCATCGTGCCGTCTTCCTTGAACAACTGCGCCACCGGATTCGCATTTTTGCCCGCGACGTCGGGGTTCATGTCGTCCGGCACGTCCACTCCCAACGCCTTCAGCGTGGCCGCATCCAGATCGTGAATTTTCACGTCGGCGACGCCCCGGGAGTGTTGGATGAACAGGTGCGTCGGGGTGTGACTGATGAGTGTCACATTATTGTATGTTTCTGTCCTGGTTTTGAGCACCGGCAAAGAGGCATCGCACCGGCCAAAAGTCGTTGTCAGCAGAAGCACCAGCAAACTGGCGCCCCAATGAAGCAATCGGAAGTATTTCATGGCTCGTGCGTTTTTTCTTCTGGCGGATGGTCAAGCAAGTCCCAAACCAACCGCACAAACCACAAATATCTGCGTCACCCGGGCGCCAGCCCCTGGTCGCCCGCCGACGCCTTGCCATCAAGCCCCGTGCCGTCCAGGTCCAGCAGAATATCCCGGGGTTCCGCGCCCTTGCTCGGACCGACGATGCCGCGCTGCTCCAGCTCGTCCATGATGCGGGCGGCACGGGTGTAGCCCAGCCGCAGGCGCCGTTGCAGCAGCGAAACGCTTGCCTTCTGCTCGCTGCGGATGACTTCGATGCACTGTTGAATCAAATCCTCGTCCTCGTTGCTGGCGCCCTCCTCCACCTCGAAGGAGCTGACCGGCTTCTGCAACTGCTGATGAATCTCCTGGTCAAACGACGGTTTGCCCTGCCGCGCGATGAAGTCCACCACGCTCTGCAATTCCTGGTCGGTGATGAGCGCGCCCTGCGCGCGGATGAGCTTGGCGGAGCCCGGCGGGAGGTAAAGCATGTCGCCCTTGCCCAGC is part of the Verrucomicrobiia bacterium genome and harbors:
- a CDS encoding carbon starvation CstA family protein, whose translation is MKKFLSFLAWLAVAVLGAWAYFTLALNRHEPINSGFVLLAALCSYAIGYRFYSKWIAARVLVLDDRRATPCEVHDDGKDFVKTNKWIVFGHHFAAISGPGPLVGPVLAAQFGYLPGTLWILIGVVLGGAVQDFVILFASMRRNGKSLGQMVREELSSVAGLFALISILAILTILLAVLALVVVKALADSPWGVFTVAATVPIAMFMGGYLRWLRAGKVLEASVLGVTLLLLAVWGGKLVHQSPDWSHTFSLSSLRLAWIIIAYGLAASVLPVWLLLAPRDYLSTFMKLGTIVALAIGIFFTLPELKMPALSRFADGNGLVFAGKIFPFCFITIACGAISGFHTLIASGTTPKLITRESYARPVGYGAMLLESLVAIMALIAACTLDPGVYLSMNVKGEAAVTAAKVTALGFPVQVEHMQTLAQEVGEKTLFGRTGGAATLAVGMANIFGQVTRGRWVDLWYHFAIMFEALFILTTIDAGTRVARYILQDFLGSLWRPLGDTRKLGPNLLASGLMVSAWGCFLIQGVRDPLGGINSLWPLFGIANQMLAAIALCLGTTIILKTRLANRSATLWPALLTFLPLVWLVSVTFTAGAQKIWHPNEHIGFLANAAHFETGLKALDAAPPTDPQQLAQANADRVNWPRQIRNDYIDAAVAGSFLLLVSAIIALSLHEWWWLLARRKPAHLHESEAVWLPDYAVKEGGPNLRTAAGTAALALGLAKELSGEAAIARARHAETVCAACHQPATDQAATKTEADRYVEMTERRFNGVTRCC
- a CDS encoding sodium:proton antiporter — protein: MEEHLLQPNPWMILPFALLLGAIALGPLINGDWWGKHYAKVALGLGAITLAYYLLGLHAGERALHVAHEYASFIILIGSLFVVSGGIHMTVKGEATPLENVLFLMIGAVVANLLGTTGASMLLIRPWIRMNKYRITAHHIVFFIFVVSNVGGCLTPIGDPPLFLGYLKGVPFLWVLEHCWPMWATALGVLLVMFYMVDSFNYRRAPKAVRDLIAAPRDEFKFQGLHNLFFLGLILAAVFVNHPIFLRELLMVAAAVGSWFTTRKPVHEANHFTFHPIKEVAILFVGIFSTMMPALDWLQANAAHYADKLGGFSPTLFYWGSGTLSSVLDNAPTYLSFLSAAAGEAVAHPAQVNAMTGTPGFAGLLVAISVGSVFFGANTYIGNGPNFMVKAIADHQKVRTPGFLGYVFKFTLPVMLPMLLIVWAIFFRHHGAVPN
- a CDS encoding DUF5684 domain-containing protein; amino-acid sequence: MKYFRLLHWGASLLVLLLTTTFGRCDASLPVLKTRTETYNNVTLISHTPTHLFIQHSRGVADVKIHDLDAATLKALGVDVPDDMNPDVAGKNANPVAQLFKEDGTMAVELPSAVKNHLPPGVTLPPLTRTLVLSVLAGLAVFHLFFSFCAMQICKKAGTNPGPLIWLPVLQVIPMVRAAGMSGWWFVAWFVPVVNFIAQILWCVKIVQARGKGFLTTVLLILPGTNILAFLYLAFSSGVARAKSRAKLGGPKPVELEPLPA
- a CDS encoding Hsp70 family protein, whose protein sequence is MSKIVGIDLGTTNSLVATVDSGIPLVIADAAGRRLTPSVIHLPHATAQPVVGQAAFRARAIHPETTVYSIKRFMGRRGTDISRDELAVAYAVESAEAGPVRVNLHGRAWTPEELSAQILLKLKADAEAWFGETVSRAVITVPAYFNDAQRNATKRAGELAGFTVERIVNEPTAAALAYGLDKLKEKAKIAVYDLGGGTFDLSILELNQGVFQVLATNGNTCLGGDDIDRALTNHLMTKVAAAGGPQFDPALAATHSPSQLGILARLREAAETAKIRLSTETETDIALPFLTPDFNFSHRLTRAELERVARPIVDRTRGHCQRALADAKLEPKDLDQVILVGGQTRMPLVRQLAAEWFGCAEFAETRGDLRLGTDHHKIPGPLLNTSVNPDEAVALGAAIQAAILSGEFRNVLLLDVTPLSLGLETFGGLMNVIIPRNTTIPVKAGEMFTTAVDNQRDMLIHVLQGERERAKDNWSLGRFTLEFETAPRGVPRVGVQFEIDANGILHVLARDTKTGHEKIVEMKSAVDVDDEAVTRMVEESVEHAFTDLATRRWIEAKLKANELHNATRKGLADCRAELEAGYVEQVEAALRAVETALATESTETGAGDVKQLQAACAALDEATKLLAELLMDRVTEALLKQRGLL
- a CDS encoding CHRD domain-containing protein, translating into MKKLVSIMSSCVLAAAVQAGVIPFDLSPAGTDAAVGLSPLNQVPPATNSTASGNEISAGISFDTNSLELTVAVGFGAAAGFTDLSAPITALHIHGPAGPGTNGPVIVGLQPYLFTQGPDAVGGIIYGKVPIPTNEVAGLLAGLDYINIHTTNYPGGEIRAQLIPQLNQAPVVSCPDPATVECGGATTLSAKVSDPNGDALAVVWSVNGVGLQTNELAAGTTTVPVNSSFTAEYPLGTNAITVTATDSAGNTSDCSTTVIVVDTIPPVITKVTANPDVLWPPNHKMVTVQLSAWVTDICGDTTWKVVGVTSSEGVNANGSGNTSPDWAIIDDHTVSLRAERSGITGPRTYTITVQATDAAGNVSQLKSVDVVVPHDRGSGRGK
- a CDS encoding rhomboid family intramembrane serine protease is translated as MFTCPACGEGLTRNQTAAGIFWVCSRCQGRAATVSLLRHLVNADTMRELWLRTFDQRLPRVRSCPSCRSRMLQISLPARGQTLVLDVCRTCQFVWFDAQEFETLPPLPPKPVAVDPLPPAARQALAIAEVERMAKEQTEAGPDWDDLRNVPALLGLPVETEQELSPKIPWCTRAVALLVALVSLLAFVEPGVLEHFALVPAEVWRLGGLTLLTSFFLHGGVWHLLSNLYFLVVFGDNVEDYLGRWRWLALVLAATLCGNWLHVMGDPRSTLPCVGASGGISGLLAFYAFRFPQARLGMRYWLRYTWRSGWFTFPAWGGFAVWIGLQLLGAMQQVRGFSQVSSLAHLGGAVAGVGAWLLWRRIEVPPEKLPRAASDEAPPVRRVTGP
- a CDS encoding Smr/MutS family protein, which translates into the protein MENADEPVPLPVDGMLDLHTFRPQDVKDVVTEYLAACRGRGILRVRLVHGKGIGNLRRTVHAALAGHPNVAEYHLAGGQSGGWGATIVHLRP
- a CDS encoding helix-turn-helix domain-containing protein, with the translated sequence MASVGEQLHSAREAQHLTINQIAEITNVRGDHIRAIEEGNYDVFSAPVYIKGFVRTYARILKLDVPQVMAALEAELGRTDKFSEPPPLTDQPRTVVDFLTLQLSKIDWRKAAMLAGVLVVGIIVLIVVLFWQRQRNADPLSGLKPAVYQPASNHSGDRLAVPAPAPRR